The following proteins come from a genomic window of Phnomibacter ginsenosidimutans:
- the recJ gene encoding single-stranded-DNA-specific exonuclease RecJ, whose protein sequence is MEKRWKLLPTHTDQTNALQQALKVHPAICRLLVQRHADTFDKAKAYFRPSLTGLHDPFLMKDMGKAVVRLLQAFDQGERIMVYGDYDVDGTTSVACMYQFLHDLHPNVEFYIPHRYKEGYGVSKAGINTAIQNGVTLIVSLDCGIKSVELVAYAKANGVDFVICDHHMPDEEVPDAVAILNAKQKDCAYPFKELCGCGVGLKLMQAICTRLQLPDEKWMRYLDLVATAIAADIVPMVDENRILTYFGLQQVNNHPSTGIQALMRLAELKAPVHVNNLVFAIAPRVNAAGRMDDAKKAVELFIEKDIDKAMAIAEQLHLDNTDRREADSTITEEALAMIESFDASDNRKTTVLYQSHWHKGVVGIVASRLIDKYYRPTIILTNSGDKVSGSARSVIGFNVYEAIHQCKDLLESYGGHFYAAGLTMKPENVSAFCARFEEVVQRTIAEEMLTPEITIDTCIEFADINPKFYNILCQMEPFGPENMRPVFVAKNVYETGASRIVKEAHIKFSLKQGAVVLDGIGFGMAEKFPLLQPNQPIDVVFTLDENEWQGNKRIQLRVLDLKAAGSLYQEC, encoded by the coding sequence ATGGAAAAGCGTTGGAAGCTGCTACCCACACATACCGACCAAACGAATGCCTTGCAACAAGCTCTCAAGGTTCACCCGGCTATTTGCCGCCTTTTGGTGCAGCGCCATGCCGACACATTTGACAAAGCCAAAGCCTATTTCCGCCCATCGCTGACCGGCCTTCATGATCCTTTTTTGATGAAGGACATGGGCAAAGCCGTTGTCAGACTCTTACAAGCTTTTGACCAAGGCGAACGCATTATGGTATATGGCGACTACGATGTGGATGGCACTACATCCGTGGCTTGCATGTACCAGTTTCTGCACGACTTGCACCCCAATGTTGAATTTTATATACCACACCGCTATAAGGAAGGCTATGGTGTTTCCAAAGCGGGTATTAATACGGCCATACAAAATGGCGTCACACTAATTGTTTCGTTAGACTGCGGCATCAAATCTGTAGAGTTGGTGGCTTATGCAAAAGCCAACGGGGTAGACTTTGTGATTTGCGACCACCATATGCCCGATGAAGAAGTGCCCGATGCCGTGGCTATTTTAAATGCCAAACAAAAAGACTGCGCCTACCCTTTTAAAGAATTGTGTGGTTGTGGTGTAGGTCTCAAACTCATGCAGGCCATTTGCACCCGTCTGCAGTTGCCAGATGAAAAATGGATGCGATACCTCGACCTGGTGGCCACTGCCATTGCAGCCGATATTGTTCCCATGGTGGACGAAAACCGCATCCTAACGTACTTTGGATTGCAGCAGGTAAATAATCATCCCTCTACCGGTATACAAGCATTAATGCGCCTTGCTGAATTGAAAGCACCGGTACATGTGAACAATCTGGTATTTGCCATTGCCCCAAGGGTAAATGCAGCAGGCCGCATGGACGATGCCAAAAAAGCAGTCGAACTGTTTATTGAAAAGGACATTGACAAAGCAATGGCCATTGCTGAGCAATTGCATTTAGACAACACTGACCGCAGAGAAGCAGACAGCACTATTACAGAAGAGGCGCTGGCCATGATTGAATCTTTCGATGCCAGCGACAACCGCAAAACCACTGTACTCTATCAAAGCCATTGGCACAAAGGCGTAGTAGGAATTGTAGCCAGCAGGCTCATCGATAAATATTATCGTCCTACCATTATTCTTACTAATAGTGGCGATAAAGTTTCTGGCTCAGCCCGTAGTGTCATTGGCTTCAATGTGTACGAAGCCATTCATCAATGCAAAGATTTGTTGGAAAGCTATGGTGGTCATTTTTACGCAGCAGGCCTCACCATGAAGCCGGAAAACGTTTCAGCTTTCTGTGCCCGTTTTGAAGAGGTAGTACAGCGGACTATTGCTGAAGAAATGCTCACCCCCGAAATCACCATCGACACCTGCATTGAGTTCGCTGATATCAATCCCAAATTTTACAATATTCTCTGCCAAATGGAACCCTTTGGACCAGAGAACATGCGGCCTGTTTTTGTGGCCAAAAATGTATACGAAACTGGCGCTTCCCGCATTGTAAAAGAGGCGCATATTAAATTCTCTTTAAAGCAGGGCGCTGTTGTGCTCGATGGCATTGGTTTTGGCATGGCAGAAAAGTTTCCACTGCTGCAGCCCAACCAACCAATTGATGTAGTTTTTACCTTAGATGAAAATGAATGGCAGGGCAACAAACGCATTCAGCTACGGGTGCTCGATTTGAAAGCTGCCGGCAGCCTTTATCAGGAATGTTGA
- a CDS encoding class I SAM-dependent methyltransferase: MLSNAWAYIRYFIFIARHWDIRLAAFVVYHEIKGEHKYKTRSTGIDTLHSSISAEDLQHASIYQPVSFYIAELLFQQLPFHITQTGFLDAGCGKGRTMAMAAYHGFKQIEGIDLSAAMIAHTNTAIASWASYYPHASFHAWQQNAMDVQVPLHTSVIFLFNPFDAFVMQAFVKRVAESLQQQPREMYVLYCNPLYKDIWEAVGFESIFHSQKMHYLEGVVLHFLPK; the protein is encoded by the coding sequence ATGTTGAGCAACGCTTGGGCATACATCCGATACTTCATATTCATTGCCCGGCATTGGGATATACGGCTGGCTGCATTTGTGGTGTACCACGAAATAAAGGGTGAGCATAAATACAAAACACGTTCTACAGGCATTGACACCCTTCACTCCAGCATTTCAGCAGAAGATCTGCAACATGCCAGCATTTACCAACCCGTTAGTTTTTACATTGCGGAACTGCTCTTTCAACAGTTGCCGTTTCATATTACACAAACAGGATTTTTAGATGCCGGCTGTGGCAAAGGCCGTACCATGGCCATGGCAGCATATCACGGATTTAAGCAGATTGAAGGCATTGATTTATCCGCCGCCATGATAGCTCATACCAACACAGCCATCGCAAGCTGGGCTTCATACTACCCTCATGCCAGCTTTCATGCATGGCAGCAAAATGCCATGGATGTACAAGTGCCCCTGCACACAAGCGTTATTTTTTTATTCAATCCGTTTGACGCTTTTGTGATGCAGGCTTTTGTAAAACGGGTAGCAGAAAGCCTGCAGCAACAACCCCGTGAAATGTATGTGCTCTACTGCAATCCCTTATACAAAGACATTTGGGAAGCAGTCGGTTTTGAAAGCATTTTTCATTCGCAAAAAATGCACTACCTCGAAGGAGTAGTGCTGCACTTTTTACCAAAATAA
- a CDS encoding OmpA family protein, with amino-acid sequence MKNMKYFLVAAFMLSLGATAFGQTTDKAAYKKQTGSTDKRVAPLWWYNPLAYPYSEISNPSIMKFPKPVLDDSDNDGVADQFDVEPNTPAGCPVDTKGKSRDTDGDGVPDCRDKELITPTTCQPVDADGVGKCPDPECCKNIVPPPPACNIGSLPSVQFGGSAVSLNAAGTAILDAAAATIKANPNCKICVVGHGGASKREQQLSWDRTNAVINYLVEKQGISRDRFVFKYGEEGDANTVDLQDCSGEEGPNMVPAPHPQYRKSK; translated from the coding sequence ATGAAAAACATGAAATATTTTTTGGTAGCTGCCTTTATGCTGAGCCTTGGTGCTACTGCGTTCGGTCAAACTACCGATAAAGCAGCTTACAAAAAGCAAACTGGTTCTACAGATAAGCGTGTTGCTCCTCTCTGGTGGTACAACCCATTGGCTTACCCATATAGCGAAATCAGCAATCCAAGCATCATGAAGTTTCCAAAACCCGTTTTGGATGACTCTGACAACGATGGTGTAGCCGATCAGTTCGACGTTGAGCCAAACACTCCAGCCGGCTGCCCTGTAGATACAAAAGGTAAGAGCCGCGATACCGATGGCGATGGTGTACCTGATTGCCGCGATAAAGAACTGATTACCCCAACTACCTGCCAGCCAGTTGATGCTGACGGTGTTGGTAAGTGTCCAGATCCAGAGTGCTGTAAAAATATTGTTCCTCCTCCTCCAGCTTGCAACATTGGCAGCCTCCCCAGCGTACAGTTTGGTGGTAGCGCAGTAAGCCTCAATGCTGCTGGTACTGCTATCCTCGATGCTGCTGCTGCAACCATCAAGGCTAACCCTAACTGTAAGATTTGTGTGGTAGGCCACGGTGGCGCCAGCAAGCGTGAACAACAGTTGAGCTGGGATCGTACCAATGCTGTTATCAACTACCTGGTTGAAAAGCAGGGTATCAGCCGCGACCGTTTCGTATTTAAGTATGGTGAAGAAGGTGATGCCAATACTGTAGATCTGCAAGATTGCAGTGGCGAAGAAGGACCAAACATGGTACCTGCACCACACCCACAATACCGCAAGAGCAAGTAA
- a CDS encoding polyprenyl synthetase family protein produces MCLSDGGTSPKNISFFYLKYPLFCRETFPVAAFSPVIDAELAAFEVKFKEAVKSRAPLLDRITYYIINRKGKQLRPRFVLLSAKLFGPITDASYRAASLVELLHTATLVHDDVVDESLERRGFFSINALWKNKVAVLVGDYMLSKGMLMSVDNQDFQILSIMSGAIRSIIEGELLQLEKSRRLNLKEDVYLEIIRSKTASLLASACAAGAWSTTQNMDIANKMHKFGELVGMAFQMKDDLFDYGTDDIGKPTGNDIKEKKLTLPLIYTINHAPADLRRQLIYSIKNENRKPERVKWIIDQVIAAGGIEYASQKMDEYRLQAAAILDEFEDSEVKKAILQLVEYTTNRKY; encoded by the coding sequence ATGTGCCTCTCCGACGGCGGCACTTCTCCCAAAAACATCAGCTTTTTCTACCTGAAATATCCATTATTTTGCCGCGAAACTTTTCCTGTGGCTGCATTTTCTCCGGTTATTGATGCTGAATTGGCTGCCTTTGAAGTAAAATTCAAAGAAGCGGTGAAAAGTCGGGCACCCCTGCTCGACAGAATAACCTATTACATCATCAACAGGAAGGGCAAGCAGTTGCGCCCCCGGTTTGTACTCCTCTCAGCCAAGCTTTTCGGCCCCATTACTGATGCCTCTTACCGGGCAGCCAGTTTGGTAGAATTATTGCATACCGCTACGCTGGTACACGATGATGTGGTGGATGAAAGCCTCGAACGCCGTGGTTTTTTCTCCATCAATGCCCTTTGGAAAAACAAAGTAGCCGTTTTGGTTGGCGATTATATGTTGAGCAAAGGCATGCTCATGTCCGTTGATAATCAAGACTTTCAGATTCTCAGCATCATGAGTGGCGCCATCCGCAGCATCATTGAAGGTGAGTTGCTGCAACTCGAAAAATCTCGCCGGCTCAACCTGAAAGAAGACGTTTACCTTGAAATTATCCGGAGCAAAACCGCCTCTTTATTGGCATCTGCCTGTGCTGCCGGGGCTTGGAGCACCACCCAAAACATGGACATTGCCAACAAAATGCACAAGTTTGGTGAACTCGTGGGCATGGCTTTCCAAATGAAAGATGACCTCTTTGATTATGGAACCGATGATATTGGCAAGCCAACCGGCAATGACATCAAGGAGAAAAAACTGACACTTCCCCTCATTTATACCATCAACCATGCGCCGGCGGATCTGCGCCGGCAGCTCATTTACAGCATTAAAAATGAGAACCGCAAACCTGAGCGGGTCAAGTGGATCATCGACCAGGTAATTGCTGCGGGTGGTATTGAATACGCCAGCCAAAAAATGGATGAATACCGGTTACAAGCTGCCGCTATTCTTGATGAATTCGAAGATTCAGAGGTTAAAAAAGCGATTTTGCAACTGGTAGAATACACCACGAACCGGAAATACTAG